The sequence AGTTGACAAAGAAATTATATCAAAAGCATTCAAGTTGGACGGCTTCTTCTCCAATGTTGGAGCGCTATTGAAGGAGTCAAAATCTGTGCTCATATCAACAGGAATTGCATCCTTTGGTTGTAGATTATATCTGAGCAGCTTTGCATCGAGACCCTTCCTAAACCAAGGATTTTCCATGATTTTGTCCATTGAGATCCTTGTACTTGGGTTAGGATCAAGTATCCTGAGCAAGAGCCTTCGAACATCGGTATTAAACCAACTTGGACATTTGAATTCTGCTTTCCCAATCTTCTTATACATATCCATCAAGTTCTTATCATGGAAAGGTAGATAGCCGGCCAATAGCACAAAGAGTATCACTCCACAAGACCATATGTCAGCCTTAGCACCGTCATAGCCTCTTCTGTTGATCACTTCTGGAGCAACATAAGCAGGTGTGCCACAGGTTGTGTGGAGCAGCCCATCCTGTCTTTTGCAATCAGCAAGAGCACTTAGGCCAAAATCTGAAACCTTCAGATTGCTGTTCTCATCAAGAAGAAGATTTTCTGGCTTCAAATCACGGTGATAAACACCCCTGCTGTGGCAAAAGTCAACAGCGCAAATCAGTTGTTGGAAGTACTTCCTTGCTGCATCTTCCTTTAGTCTTCCTCTCTGAACTTTGTTGAACAACTCTCCACCTTTGACATGCTCCAGCACAAAATATATCTTAGTCTTGGTAGCCATGACCTCATATAACTGCACAATGTTTGGATGCCTCACCAACTTCATCACAGAAATCTCACGTTTGATCTGATCCATGAGCCCGCCTTTCAAAACCTTCTCTTTATCAATCATCTTGATAGCAACACTCTCAGAAGTCTCGGTGTTACGGGCATGGTAAACCTTGGCAAAGGTTCCTTGCCCGAGTAATTTCCCCATCTCATACTTTTTCATCAACATATTTCCTCTCTGCTCCGCCATCACGCCAAAGAAAGCAGTAATCCCAAAGCTCAAAGTGTGGTAACCAGGAGCCTAGAAATGATAGGTGACTTCAACCGTCTCCACCAAGATGGTGATCTAAGAAGATGGTTGAGTTGCCACGTCGAACCCCATAGTGCGAGAGCACATGGAGCAAGCGCTGTATATACTCTTGTGTTCCAATGTCATGAAGAGTTGTGGAAGGAGAAATATGGCTTGCTACCCTGCCAATTCCCTCACAAGGTAGCTCTCTAGCATGCAAGCACATCTTTCTGCATTCCCTAAGGTGTTTCCTTCTTATTGGAAGTCTAGTAATTCTGCCAAAAGAAGAAGATGCAATAAGGTCAGTCATGGACAACTACTAGTTGGAATCAACTAACATAAAACTCAATTGAGAAGTTCTAGGTAAAAGGATTAATCTACTGCACAGCACATATGCATGAAAACAAGACATGCCAGTTAAGACTGTTTCTACGCTTTTCAACCAGAACTTGTTTTAAAAGAAAGTAACAGGAAACACAATACAGTTACACAGTTTTCTGTACTACATAAAGCTACCCTGAATTAAAAGGTTGGATCCGAAAGCTTCGCTCAACAACCAGGCTAGCAGATAACAAGAGGCTAATTATAATTCCCACGCTATGCATCTCCAGTAGAAAggagattattttttttctttttttaccctTCCAAGTATGTATGACAGATTAAGTTTTCGCATGAATCGCATCAACCACAACACCTCGCGTTGCAGAACAAATACAGATCTAGAAACGAGCACTCAACCAGTGTACTGGAGACTCGACCTGAGAATCTGAAACCCACCCCTCGCAAACCCAAGATGATGTTTTTCACATACAGACGAACCAACAAACCATAGATCCATATAGATTATCAACAACCAGAGATAAGGAGAACCGTACCAGATCCCGACGTCTGACGACGCGAAGAACACccaacgccgccgctgccgccggtaGACCGAAATTCTCACGACAGGAGACTCACCCTCGCCGCAGTCGCGAGAAGGAGTGAGAAGAAGGAAGAGCGGTGGTAGTGGAATTGGCTTCGCCTTGGTGCGTGcggagatcgagatcgagatcgagatctGTTCGAGCACGGCGCAGCAATTCGTTCAGGCCTCAAAGACGGCTCCATTTTATAGCCAAGCCCAAGTGCCGTAGGATATTCGCTTccgtttcttctttttttttcttttttttttcactgcgAAGCGAAACCTCCTGGAGCGCCCGCCTGCCGTTGGTGCGGCGGGTAAAAAAGGCCGGTTTACTGTCCCTGATTAGTGGGGCCCACCAATAATTGGTGGGCTGCCTTGGCTGGCTTTGCCTACGTCGCGTAGGGGCAATTTGTTTGCTGTTTTCTTCTGTTTGTTCCAGCTTCCAGGGCCGTCCGTTTTGCTACTAGTGGAATGATGATGATAGGCGGCATAGGCCGACATGGAGATCTGTGTGCCACCAAACCAAAACTACCTTCTTCAATCTCCCTTGCTCTGATTTCTCTCCATGGTTCCAGGTATATTTGCCCAACAGATTTAACTGGAGCAAAATTATAGGTCCACTTAGTGATTCTGAGCTTACACACCATTACAGAGGATGATTATGTATGTTACTCTCTTTGTTTCGAGATACTTGTCACTATTGAATATCACGATTTCAATTTTTGGTCGcttaataatttaaatggtTTAGACTACGATGAACGAAAGATTACTACTTATATTTCAGGCGTAATACACCTTCATTTTGATAATATGGTAAGTATAGATTTTCTCTTAAAAACggcggacgatcaaagttgaaaTGTAAATAGTGCCTGCTAATAAATATTTACGAACAGAGACGAAAATCAATTACAGTGTACATGTCAAACTGAAAACTTTGGAATTGTACACAGtatagtagtactccctccgattcgaaatgtttgacactgttgactttttagcacatgtttaaccattcgtcttattcaaaaacttttgtgaaatatgtaaaatgatatgcctacataaaaatatatttaacaatgaattaaatgataggaaaagaattaataattacttaaattttttaataagacgaacggtcaaacatatgctaaaaagttaacggcatcaaatattttaaaacagagggagtattatataagTACAGTTATACAGATACAACATTGATATTATCGCTTAGCTTAGCTCCTTCTTGGCTCACGTCAGGATCAACCGCAAAATAAGCGTAAGGAGAGAAATGTGATTTGGTCTACCGGTTAGTCTTAGGCATGTGCTGGTTAGCTAGATCTTTGCCGATGCCAGTGAAGTGTGTGGAAACCAAGAGGAAGTAACCAAAACACGGCAGGTTTCGTCCGCTGTAAACACTCCACGTAGTCAAGTAGAAGCTAGCACGTCATGGTCGGCGACAATTAAACAGTAGAAAATGTAGTAAACGTTTTGGTTTAATTTTCTCTACTAACACTTTGTtttcttctactccctccgtttcaaaatatttgacaccgttgactttttagtatgtatttgaccatttatcttattcaaaaaatttaattaattgtttattatttttatatatttaatttattgttaaatatactttaatgtacacatatagttttacatatttcacaaaccttttaataagacgaacagttcaaacatgtgttaaaaagtcaacggtgtcaaatattttgaaacggagggagtatatacgaGTCCAGAAAGTAAAATctgctactactagctagtTGATCAGTTTGTCCATCTCTTTGTCAGCTGAGAAACTAGTAACTAATACTGGCAATTTTTGACAAAACTGCACAGTGACAATGCTATAAAacgtatacatatatagcacGTGCATACAACATTTTGTATGGCAACTTTTATAGTATCCTCACCCACAATAATAATACACCTTATTTTAGTATCAATAATAGTACCATTCTTAATTAgccatatattataacaatattatctaatatatatatgaacattgATAAAATATCAAATCGCACCACCTGGCCGGCCGGGCCagctagattaattaattaggttgcTTCTGATAGCCAGTTTTTGATCAATTTCCTCTTAGGATGAAGAAATCCAATTAACC is a genomic window of Oryza glaberrima chromosome 7, OglaRS2, whole genome shotgun sequence containing:
- the LOC127779454 gene encoding CBL-interacting protein kinase 2, yielding MAEQRGNMLMKKYEMGKLLGQGTFAKVYHARNTETSESVAIKMIDKEKVLKGGLMDQIKREISVMKLVRHPNIVQLYEVMATKTKIYFVLEHVKGGELFNKVQRGRLKEDAARKYFQQLICAVDFCHSRGVYHRDLKPENLLLDENSNLKVSDFGLSALADCKRQDGLLHTTCGTPAYVAPEVINRRGYDGAKADIWSCGVILFVLLAGYLPFHDKNLMDMYKKIGKAEFKCPSWFNTDVRRLLLRILDPNPSTRISMDKIMENPWFRKGLDAKLLRYNLQPKDAIPVDMSTDFDSFNSAPTLEKKPSNLNAFDIISLSTGLDLSGMFEESDKKESKFTSTSTASTIISKIEDIAKGLRLKLTKKDGGLLKMEGSKPGRKGVMGIDAEIFEVTPNFHLVELKKTNGDTLEYRKVLNQEMRPALKDIVWAWQGEQPKQQQQPTC